One window of the Pyxicephalus adspersus chromosome 5, UCB_Pads_2.0, whole genome shotgun sequence genome contains the following:
- the TBRG4 gene encoding FAST kinase domain-containing protein 4 yields the protein MAARLIQRASRFLAVPISFQPLPTSVTSECMRLVQLAPSLPCQAALHTSSLCRLGDNLLQVTEDPKSDDDIEFFSMLGTISGVNELLQIASEQKISGNKGVMVIQHIARKENVTIQELMKDVRFRELLENVNNQIQFVWNSRVIHLLKCLYALGLDSKNRYIQSVEIEVRWRLRRFNIKSLAHLASFMVPLSQSRDENLLLDDLVKQAELRWTEIKDVQTLVRLITRMGFLSNSLMEKLEDKVLEFAESFTPEESRRTIATLAAQNRRSLPVLRALSFHLIQRKFELSPPVILDLAFAYAKLNFCHPQVLLKMVTDILPKLPEISPSQISMIIRSFSSLKFFNQPFCEGVAQVCLKNNDSFTIGQLCSVLFAFAHLNFQPSHNDDFFNMIHRRLNAELNTQSWQQQLYIVWSLCILNQVTTPYLQKILELPFYRQILEDDSVKSTSYCLKLLHVNTTAQMETPGYQGPLLPKDVLLSLQEKSQGRRSSNFQIGLSDVLKEIYPNPETCNINVSTIYGWHLDGEVILDSELNPFSVNDFVAPHNLQSKGTQPLPEGARRFAILSGEFSHFMFRGKEFTGRFVMNRRQLRAAGFLVVEVPYYEWQELKSDYLKKSFIKDQIKKAMAEELAR from the exons ATGGCGGCTCGTCTGATTCAGCGTGCCTCCCGTTTTTTGGCAGTGCCGATCTCCTTCCAGCCTTTGCCTACTTCCGTCACTTCAGAATGTATGCGATTGGTCCAGCTTGCCCCTTCTCTACCCTGCCAGGCGGCCCTGCACACCTCCTCCCTGTGCCGTCTGGGTGACAACCTCCTGCAGGTCACCGAGGACCCCAAATCAGATGATGACATCGAGTTCTTCTCCATGCTGGGGACTATATCTGGGGTGAACGAACTGCTACAGATCGCCAGCGAACAAAAGATCAGCGGAAACAAAGGGGTCATGGTCATCCAACACATTGCCAGAAAGGAAAACGTTACTATACAGGAGCTTATGAAAGATGTGAGATTCAGGGAGCTTCTGGAGAATGTAAATAATCAG ATCCAATTTGTTTGGAACAGTCGAGTTATTCATCTGCTGAAGTGCTTGTATGCGCTCGGATTGGACAGTAAAAACCGTTACATCCAGTCAGTCGAAATCGAAGTGCGATGGCGCCTCCGAAGGTTTAATATTAAGTCTTTGGCCCATCTGGCAAGCTTCATGGTTCCTCTGTCTCAATCCAGGGATGAAAATTTGCTGCTGGATGATTTGGTGAAACAAGCGGAGCTCCGATGGACAGAGATAAAGGACGTACAGACTTTGGTGCGGCTGATTACCAGAATGGGCTTTCTGTCAAATTCCTTAATGGAGAAACTGGAGGATAAG GTTCTAGAATTTGCAGAATCCTTTACACCAGAGGAATCACGTCGAACCATTGCAACGCTGGCAGCTCAGAATCGGAGATCATTACCGGTACTGAGGGCGCTGTCCTTCCATCTGATACAACGCAAGTTTGAACTCTCCCCACCAGTTATATTAGACTTGGCATTCGCTTATG ccaAGCTTAATTTCTGTCATCCTCAAGTTTTACTGAAGATGGTCACAGACATATTACCCAAACTTCCAGAAATAAGCCCATCGCAGATCTCCATGATTATTCGGTCCTTTTCTTCCCTCAAATTTTTTAATCAGCCGTTCTGTGAAGGTGTTGCACAG GTCTGTCTGAAAAACAACGATTCATTCACTATCGGCCAACTCTGCTCTGTACTCTTTGCTTTTGCACATCTCAACTTCCAGCCCAGTCACAATGATGATTTCTTTAATATG attcacaGACGCCTTAACGCTGAGCTCAATACACAAAGCTGGCAACAACAGTTGTACATTGTCTGGTCATTGTGTATCCTGAACCAAGTGACTACGCCATATTTGCAGAAGATTTTGGAGCTCCCGTTTTACAGACAGATCCTTG AGGACGATTCTGTGAAATCCACCAGCTATTGTCTAAAGTTGTTGCACGTAAACACCACAGCGCAAATGGAGACCCCTGGTTATCAGGGCCCACTTCTGCCCAAAGACGTACTGCTGAGCTTACAGGAGAAGTCCCAGGGTAGAAGAAGCAGTAATTTTCAGATTGGATTGAGTGATGTACTGAAGGAGATCTATCCCAACCCTGAGACATGCAACATCAATGTATCCACCATCTATGGCTGGCATTTAG aTGGCGAGGTTATTTTAGATTCTGAATTGAATCCTTTTTCCGTGAATGATTTTGTGGCACCTCATAATCTGCAGTCTAAAGGGACCCAGCCCCTGCCGGAGGGAGCAAGAAG gtttgctATTCTGAGTGGAGAATTCTCACATTTCATGTTCCGCGGAAAGGAGTTTACGGGACGATTCGTGATGAACCGAAGGCAACTGCGGGCAGCTGGATTCCTGGTGGTGGAG GTGCCTTATTACGAATGGCAGGAATTAAAGTCTGATTATCTAAAGAAATCTTTCATAAAGGATCAGATAAAGAAGGCTATGGCAGAAGAGCTGGCGCGGTGA
- the LOC140331762 gene encoding LOW QUALITY PROTEIN: cyclic nucleotide-binding domain-containing protein 2-like (The sequence of the model RefSeq protein was modified relative to this genomic sequence to represent the inferred CDS: substituted 1 base at 1 genomic stop codon) translates to MEHKGAGERFRDAVHRIITLQEATRGFIQAAEEARGSSFWGDVEVSGYKSQESAYEEEVREENTLLKNKKKKKLALAFDSSFFKSQYEFTFPEKAIEVALQRPEDRSESDIRFIRSMMMGILSFRRYSTQMQLMLARVVYYRRLGWGQRSGPGGSLRLQDGPCDVAPRDYSXEVALLKGLRRNATVVCMEDTEFLVVDRKEFFENKMDQELQKELQYRFQFFRSLDLFSTWSDQCLETLADHCKTEECHHSQVVIGDTHETKNIIFVTKGRCEVLRLVDLSRCPPFHKWIKQHEALLGRNALLCHSAKAETNSRFNERISSTIKEATDARPGSGVYSVEDLARRYSLLMSYSEDHGNLDLPKELMAAVYLRIESLQPGQYFRGVDVDYIESCFEKEGHFALDQNLCFLPTSEERDPRSMVVVSQGSEVIRIKLDKFSELADCSTLKKLKESIVPYPSDNDLCRIFLEQNRWKVFKSDLVNQLSTSSRPHHKHYMHQEKGRGGHKGQSVDKRGILQLGTNKAKEEKFWTTPLKNEVSECSKDKEKPQHSSAEPPPIRLIHAIDIPKLCGKRIMW, encoded by the exons ATGGAACACAAAGGAGCTGGGGAG AGATTCCGTGATGCAGTGCACCGGATCATCACCCTACAAGAGGCCACCCGGGGCTTCATCCAGGCAGCAGAGGAGGCGAGAGGGTCATCATTCTGGGGGGATGTGGAGGTGTCTGGATATAAATCTCAGGAATCCGCCTATGAGGAGGAGGTGAGAGAAGAGAATACATTGCTG aagaacaagaagaagaagaaactggCGCTGGCATTTGACTCAAGCTTCTTCAAAAGTCAGTATGAG TTCACCTTCCCGGAAAAGGCGATAGAGGTGGCTCTGCAAAGGCCGGAGGATCGCTCCGAGAGTGACATACGTTTCATCCGCAGTATGATGATGGGAATCCTCAGTTTCCGGAGATACAGCACACAGATGCAGCTCATGCTGGCCCGGGTTGTGTATTACCGCAGGTTG GGCTGGGGACAGAGGTCTGGGCCGGGTGGGTCATTGCGGCTACAAGATGGCCCGTGTGATGTGGCCCCCAGGGATTACTCCTAGGAAGTGGCTCTTCTGAAAGGCCTGAGGAGAAATGCCACCGTGGTCTGCATGGAGGACACAGAGTTCCTGGTGGTTGACCGCAAGGAATTCTTCGAGAACAAGATGGACCAGGAGCTGCAGAAGGAGCTGCAATACCGATTCCAATTTTTCAG ATCTCTGGATCTCTTCTCCACCTGGTCTGATCAATGCCTGGAAACTCTGGCCGACCATTGCAAGACGGAGGAATGTCACCACAGCCAGGTTGTCATCGGAGACACTCATGAGACCAAGAATATTATCTTCGTCACAAAG GGCCGCTGTGAAGTTCTGCGTCTGGTGGATCTCAGCCGCTGTCCGCCTTTCCATAAATGGATCAAACAACACGAGGCGCTGCTGGGAAGGAACGCCCTGCTCTGTCACTCAG CAAAGGCTGAGACAAACTCCCGATTTAATGAGAGAATTTCCAGCACCATCAAGGAAGCCACAGACGCCCGTCCAGGAAGTGG TGTGTACTCGGTGGAAGACCTTGCCAGGAGATACAGTCTGCTGATGTCATATTCTGAAGATCACGGGAATCTGGATTTACCAAAAGAGCTGATGGCGGCCGTCTACCTACGTATTGAATCTCTGCAGCCCGGACAGTACTTT AGAGGGGTGGACGTGGATTACATTGAGTCCTGCTTTGAGAAGGAGGGACATTTTGCATTGGATCAG AATCTGTGCTTCCTCCCCACCTCTGAGGAGAGGGACCCACGCTCCATGGTCGTTGTTAGCCAGGGGTCAGAGGTTATCCGAATAAAACTGGATAAATTCTCCGAGCTGGCTGACTGCTCAACCCTGAAAAAGCTGAAGGAGAGTATTGTGCCATATCCCAG TGACAATGATCTCTGCAGAATCTTCTTGGAGCAGAACAGATGGAAAGTCTTCAAATCAGACCTGGTCAACCAACTGAGCACCTCTTCGAGGCCACACCATAAACATTACATGCACCAAGAGAAGGGTCGAGGAGGACACAAAGGTCAGAGTGTGGACAAGAGGGGGATCCTTCAACTGGGAACCAACAAAGCAAAGGAGGAGAAG